The Streptomyces sp. NBC_00236 DNA window TGAAACGGATCGAAGCGGCCGCCGACGGCACGTGAAGGACCGGCCGATACGTACGGCGCCCGCACCACACGGAAGGGCGCGCCCGGAACGAACCGGGCGCGCCCCTCAGCACGTAACGCTCGCAGGCGCGACGTCAGCGGTCGAACTTCTCCCGCATGTCGTCCGCCGCACCCTGGGCGCGGTCACGACCCTGCTCGGACGCCTGGCGGGCACGGTCGGACGCGTCCTGACGACGGTCCTGACCCTGGCCCTGGCGCTCACCCTGGCGCTGACCCTGACGCTGGTCCTCGCCCTTGCCGCCCTTCATCTTCTTCTGACCCTGGTCGGCAAGCTCCTGCGCCTTGTCCTTGAACTGGTCGGCGATGCCCATGCTGTTCACTCCTATGTGGGGGTGCGTGGGGGATGGCCCCGTGGGGGCCTCGACCAGACTTACACGACCGGACATTCAACGCATTTCGATCACTTACGCTGTGTGTCCGACGCCGCCCGCGCCGCCCGTTCGTCCTGGTCAGCCGCACCGCCGGCGCCCACGAGACCCTTGCCGACCCCCTCCAGTCGGGGGCCGAAGCGCTTCATCTCCCGCTGGCCGACCGCACCGATCAGGCCCGGCAGGTAGCCGCGTACGGACTGCATGCCGCGCAGCCACCACTGGGCGTACACATGCGGGGAGCGCCGCTCGATGCCGGCCACGATGCGGTCGACGGCCGGGCCCAGCGGGTACGTGCGGTTGGACGGCCACGGCAGCCGCTGGCGGAGCTCCCGCATCACGTCGTCCTCGTCCGCGCCGCGCACCATGTCGGTGTCCGTCCAGGACAGGTAGCCGACGCCGACCTTCACGCCCCGGTAGCCGACCTCCGCCCGCAGGCTGTGCGCGAACGCCTCGACGCCCGACTTGGAGGCGCAGTACGCCGTCATCATGGGCGCCGGGGTGATCGCGGCGAGCGAGGCGATCTGGAGGAAGTAGCCGCGGCTCTCCATCAGGACCGGCAGGAACGCCCGGCCGGTCACCGCGCCGCCTATCAGGTTGACCTCGATCACCCGCCGCCAGGCCACCGGATCGGAGTCGACGAACGGTCCGCCCGTGGCGACCCCCGCGTTGGCGACGACGATGTCGACCTTCCCGAAGCGCTCCTTGACCTCCTGCGCGACCCGCGCCATCGCCTCGTGGTCGGTGACGTCCGCGTGCCAGTGGTCGCTGTCCCCGTGCAGCCGCTCGGAGACCTTCTTCAGCTCGTCCGGCTCCAGGCCGACCAGCGCCAGTTTCGCCCCGCGCGCCGAGAGCTTGCGCGCCAGCAGCTCGCCCACACCGCGCGCCGCGCCCGTGACGACGACGACCTGTCCTTCGAGACTGCCCCTGCCCCTGCCGCTCATACGACCTCCTCCTTGCCGTCGATGTGGGTCGCTCCCCGTACCGGGAGGTACGTGGTCACCAGTTCCCGGATCTTCGCGGTGACGGTCTCCGGCGCCTCGACCGGCGTCATGTGGCCCATGCCCGTCAGTTCGGTCAGACCGAGGCAGTCGGGCAGCGCCGCCGCCAGCGCCCGGGCGTGGACGGGCGGGGTCAGCCGGTCCTCCGTACCCGCGATCACCGCGGTGGGCACCCGCAACTCCCGTACGCCCTCGTCGAGATCGAGGTCCGCGAGCACGTGCCCCCAGGCGACCCGGGCCGCCCGCGGGCAGTCGTGCACGATCCGTGCGCAGGCGTCGACCCGGTCCGGGGCCGAACCAGCCCCCATCGTCCCGTACTTGAGGATGCGGCGGGAGACCGGCGTGACCGGTCCGAGCGGCGCCCGCGCCCCGAGGATCGCACGCGTCATCCGGGTCCGCACGGCGCCGGGCCGCATCGGCACCACGAGGGACTCCGCGATCAGCCGGGAGCTGCCCGTGCTGCACAGCAGGGCGGCGGCGGCGTGCTCGCGCAGCCCGGCCCGGCGCGAGGCGGACATGATCGTCATGCCGCCCATGGAGTGCCCGGCCAGTACGGCCTTCTCCCCCGGTGCGAGGGTGGCGGCGAGCACCGCTTCGAGGTCGTCGGCCAGCGCCTCGGTGCTGTATCCCCCGCGCCCCACCGACGGCGAGGTGCCGTGGCCGCGCTGGTCGTAGGCGACGACGCGGTGGTCGACGGCGAGGTCCCGGATCTGGGCGTCCCAGAAGCGGGTGTTGCAGGTCCAGCCGTGGGCGAGGACCACGGCCGGGGCGCCGTCCTGGCCGTGCACCTCGACGTGGATGCGGGAGCCGTCGGCGGAGACGGCCATCAGTTCCCGCACGGGCAGCGGCCGGTCGGGCGTGCTGCGCAGCGGCCGGCTCATCCCGCCACCTCCTCGGTGACAGCGGTGACAGCGGTGACAGCGGTGGTGGCGGTCTCGGCGGTGCTGGCCTTCTTCGCGTCCTGGGGCGCCTTCGCGCGTATGACCTGGTACTCCGTGATGTCGACCTCCCGCGTCACCTTGCGGAACTCGGCGGTGGTGCCGGGCCAGACCGTGGTGTTGCGTCCACTGGCGTCCAGGTACCAGCTGTCGCAGCCGCCGGTGCTCCAGACCGTGCGCTTCATCCGCTCCTGGACGCGGCGGGTCCAGGACGCGACGGACGAGGGGCGTGCGTCGAGTGCGACGCGGCCGCCCAGCACGTTCAACTGCCGCATGTAGTCGGCCATGTAGTTCAGCTGGGCCTCGATGATGAGGATCATGGAGGAGTTGCCGAGCCCGGTGTTGGGGCCGATGACCGTCATCCAGTTGGGGAAGCCGGCCGCGCTCGTCCCGCGCAGCGCCTCCATGCCGCCCTTCCACGCCTCGGCGAGCGTGATGCCGTCCGCGCCCACCACCCGCTCGGCTATCGGCATGTCGGTGACGTGGAAGCCGGTACCGAAGATGATCGCGTCGACCTCGGCCTCCGTACCGTCGGACGCCACGACCGTGGAGCCGCGGACCTCGCTCAGACCGGAGGCGACCACGTCCACGTTGGGCTGGGCCAGCGCCGGGTAGTAGGCGCTGGAGAGCAGGATGCGCTTGCAGCCGATGCGGTACGAGGGGGTCAGCTTGGCCCGCAGGGCCGGGTCCTTGATCGAGCGCGCCATGTTGGACGTGGCTATCCGCTCGATCATGCCCAGCTGGTTCGGGTGCTTGGTGAAGGCGCCGACCTGCAACTCCCTTATCCCCCACAGCAGTCCGCGGCGTGCGGTGCCGGTGAAGGGGAGCGTGCGGTGCAGCCAGCGCTCGGCGCCGCTGATCTGCCGGTCCATCCGGGGCATGACCCAGGGGGCGGTGCGCTGGAAGAGCGTCAGCTTGCCGACCTCGGGCTGGATCGACGGCACGATCTGGATGGCGGAGGCGCCGGTGCCGATCATCGCGACGCGCTTGCCGGCCAGGTCGGCGTCGTGGTCCCAGCGGGCGGAGTGGAAGACCTTGCCGGGGAAGTCGGCGAGCCCCGGTATGTCGGGCATCTTCGGGTCGGAGAGCGGGCCGGTCGCGGAGACGACGACGTCGGCGACGATCGTGGCGCCGTTCGCGGTCTCGATCACCCAGTTCAGCTCGTCGTTGTCCCAGCGCATCACGCTCACTTCGTGGTTCAGCCTGAGGTGCGGCCGGAGTCCGAAGGTGTCCGCGACGTGTTCCAGGTAGGCGCGGATGTGCTCCTGCCCGGAGAAGGTGCGCGGCCATTCGGGATTGGGCGCGAA harbors:
- a CDS encoding SDR family oxidoreductase, producing the protein MSGRGRGSLEGQVVVVTGAARGVGELLARKLSARGAKLALVGLEPDELKKVSERLHGDSDHWHADVTDHEAMARVAQEVKERFGKVDIVVANAGVATGGPFVDSDPVAWRRVIEVNLIGGAVTGRAFLPVLMESRGYFLQIASLAAITPAPMMTAYCASKSGVEAFAHSLRAEVGYRGVKVGVGYLSWTDTDMVRGADEDDVMRELRQRLPWPSNRTYPLGPAVDRIVAGIERRSPHVYAQWWLRGMQSVRGYLPGLIGAVGQREMKRFGPRLEGVGKGLVGAGGAADQDERAARAASDTQRK
- a CDS encoding alpha/beta fold hydrolase, with product MSRPLRSTPDRPLPVRELMAVSADGSRIHVEVHGQDGAPAVVLAHGWTCNTRFWDAQIRDLAVDHRVVAYDQRGHGTSPSVGRGGYSTEALADDLEAVLAATLAPGEKAVLAGHSMGGMTIMSASRRAGLREHAAAALLCSTGSSRLIAESLVVPMRPGAVRTRMTRAILGARAPLGPVTPVSRRILKYGTMGAGSAPDRVDACARIVHDCPRAARVAWGHVLADLDLDEGVRELRVPTAVIAGTEDRLTPPVHARALAAALPDCLGLTELTGMGHMTPVEAPETVTAKIRELVTTYLPVRGATHIDGKEEVV
- a CDS encoding flavin-containing monooxygenase, with protein sequence MAEHEHVRVAVIGSGFGGLGAAVRLRREGITDFVILERAGSVGGTWRDNTYPGCACDVPSHLYSFSFAPNPEWPRTFSGQEHIRAYLEHVADTFGLRPHLRLNHEVSVMRWDNDELNWVIETANGATIVADVVVSATGPLSDPKMPDIPGLADFPGKVFHSARWDHDADLAGKRVAMIGTGASAIQIVPSIQPEVGKLTLFQRTAPWVMPRMDRQISGAERWLHRTLPFTGTARRGLLWGIRELQVGAFTKHPNQLGMIERIATSNMARSIKDPALRAKLTPSYRIGCKRILLSSAYYPALAQPNVDVVASGLSEVRGSTVVASDGTEAEVDAIIFGTGFHVTDMPIAERVVGADGITLAEAWKGGMEALRGTSAAGFPNWMTVIGPNTGLGNSSMILIIEAQLNYMADYMRQLNVLGGRVALDARPSSVASWTRRVQERMKRTVWSTGGCDSWYLDASGRNTTVWPGTTAEFRKVTREVDITEYQVIRAKAPQDAKKASTAETATTAVTAVTAVTEEVAG